The nucleotide sequence GGAAGTCCGACTGACCCTGCCGGGACACCGGGCTCCAGGTCCGACCACTGTCCGTCGACTCGATCAGGCCCATCGGCTGGGGGAGGTCGACCTCCAGGCCCGGGTGACCGGAAGCGAGGAAGTGCCCGGGCCCGGCGACCGAGAACCCCATCAGGTCCATGACCGGACTGACCAGCGCGGCCCCTCCCCCATCGGTCAGCTGGAAGAGGCCCTCGTGCGTGGCGAGGAAGAGAGAGCCGTCAGCTGGGTCCACCCCCACTCCGTGCACGTGGCTGATGTCCGCGAGCGCGGACGCGGGCGACGGTGCAGGTGCCGAGGAAGTCGCTCTCTGCTGCGGGGCCTCCGATGCGCACGCCCCCAGCAGGACGGCGGCGGGCAGCAGGGCGACCACCACAGCCCGGCGTCGGCGTGAGCCCGGAACGGCGGGGGCCTGGGCAGGTGGTGTCACGGCTGTGCTCCTCGTGCGTGGTGTGCGGTGCGATGAGTGCGGGAGGGCGATCCGAGGGCAGCCGCCCCCTGGGTCGCCGGGTGGGAGGGGTGAGGCGCGGTGCCTGGCCGGCACCGCGCCCCACCGGGCACGGATCAGTCACCCAGTTCGGTGAGCAACTGCCGCATCTCCTCGATCTCCTGTGTCTGGGTCTCGCTGATCGCTCCCGCCAGTTCGACGGCCTCGGCGTTGCGGCCGTCCTCGATCTCGGCCTGCGCCATCTCGACGGCGCCCTCGTGGTGCTCGATCATGGCGTCGAGCCACATGCGGTCGAAGTCCCGGCCGGCGGCAGGCATCTCCTCCATGCCCATGCCCATGCCGCCGCCCATGCCGCCGTCCATGCCGCCGTCCATGCCGCCGTCCATGCCGCCGTCCATGCCGCCGTCCATGCCGCCGGTGTCCCCGGACCCGTGGTCCATGCCCCCCATGGAGCCGGACTCCTGGAGCGGTTGGCCCCACTCCTCGAGCCAGTCGGTCATGAGGTCGATCTCGGGGTCCTGACCTGCTTCGATCCGCTCGGCCAGGTCCGCGACCCGGGGATCGGAAGCGCGGTCGATGGCGACCGCGGACATCATGAGCGCGCCCTCGTGGTGCGGGATC is from Modestobacter marinus and encodes:
- a CDS encoding F510_1955 family glycosylhydrolase, which produces MPARHRASPLPPGDPGGGCPRIALPHSSHRTPRTRSTAVTPPAQAPAVPGSRRRRAVVVALLPAAVLLGACASEAPQQRATSSAPAPSPASALADISHVHGVGVDPADGSLFLATHEGLFQLTDGGGAALVSPVMDLMGFSVAGPGHFLASGHPGLEVDLPQPMGLIESTDSGRTWSPVSRQGQSDFHALTTSSVGVLGYDGDLLRSGDGQDWEQLSIPSEPHSLTTSSDGQLVLATTAQGLLRSADAGSTWSAVDGAPLLQVVDWADDGMDVAGVDPSGAVWTSSDGGISWTAGAALGSEPQAVAVSSAPGGLRVTVVTTAAVLESSDGGRTFDALLEP
- a CDS encoding DUF305 domain-containing protein, giving the protein MTRTSIRLVRLTGGLMAAVVVLAGCSDTEQTSATSSTVTDDSSAEQGAEFNDTDVAFAQGMIPHHEGALMMSAVAIDRASDPRVADLAERIEAGQDPEIDLMTDWLEEWGQPLQESGSMGGMDHGSGDTGGMDGGMDGGMDGGMDGGMDGGMGGGMGMGMEEMPAAGRDFDRMWLDAMIEHHEGAVEMAQAEIEDGRNAEAVELAGAISETQTQEIEEMRQLLTELGD